A portion of the Streptomyces sp. NBC_01335 genome contains these proteins:
- a CDS encoding FAD-dependent oxidoreductase produces MRTHADYDYDCDVLVIGGGIVGLSTAYALTRAAPGTRVTVLEEAHDPAEHLAGPGGGLIHSGVHHRRSSLTARFAARGGGEMTEFCARHGIAHTVAGKLIVATDRSELPRLHALAQRGREHGLPVRELGPAQIAEYEPGVRGQAAIRVSTTGVCDAAGVLAALAGEVVAAGSVVRCAARVTAVDRRPWGVAARTADGTVVRARALVNAAGPGSDRVARLAGDEPGVRVVPVRDTYVELRRPELVRGVVHPVPHPGHPFLGAQLVRGIVRSVDGTVHVGPVGATAPGRPVPPVHPGGLLSALTRPASWRTARRPEGYARDGARLVGAGAVLSAERTDVSGRTDRDGRPWQAGRSGRDVRDVRSDSTGAVVTAALRRLLPDVTEEDLGPARTTVRAQAVHGDGTPVEDFLIREAPHTVHVLHAPADAALATALPVGREIARRVLAPAQGAGWRPPAVESGHCV; encoded by the coding sequence ATGAGGACGCACGCGGACTACGACTACGACTGCGACGTGCTGGTGATCGGCGGCGGGATCGTCGGTCTGTCGACGGCGTACGCGCTCACGCGCGCGGCGCCGGGCACCCGGGTCACGGTGCTGGAGGAGGCGCACGACCCCGCCGAGCACCTCGCGGGACCGGGCGGCGGGCTGATCCACAGCGGTGTCCACCACCGCCGGAGCTCCCTCACAGCCCGGTTCGCCGCGCGCGGCGGCGGCGAGATGACCGAGTTCTGCGCCCGGCACGGCATCGCCCACACCGTCGCCGGGAAGCTGATCGTGGCCACCGACCGCTCCGAGCTCCCCCGGCTGCACGCCCTGGCGCAGCGCGGCCGGGAGCACGGGCTGCCGGTGCGCGAGCTGGGCCCGGCGCAGATCGCGGAGTACGAGCCCGGGGTGCGCGGGCAGGCGGCGATCCGGGTCTCCACCACCGGGGTCTGCGACGCGGCGGGGGTCCTCGCGGCGCTCGCGGGCGAGGTCGTCGCCGCCGGGTCGGTCGTCCGGTGCGCGGCACGGGTGACCGCCGTGGACCGGCGGCCCTGGGGCGTCGCGGCCCGCACGGCGGACGGGACGGTGGTCCGCGCCCGGGCCCTGGTCAACGCCGCGGGCCCGGGGAGCGACCGGGTGGCCCGGCTCGCGGGCGACGAACCGGGCGTACGCGTCGTACCCGTCCGGGACACGTACGTCGAACTGCGCAGGCCGGAGCTGGTACGCGGAGTGGTCCATCCGGTGCCGCACCCGGGGCACCCGTTCCTCGGGGCGCAGCTGGTCCGGGGCATCGTCCGGTCCGTCGACGGCACGGTCCACGTGGGGCCGGTCGGCGCGACGGCGCCCGGGCGGCCCGTGCCGCCCGTCCACCCCGGCGGACTGCTCTCCGCGCTGACCCGGCCCGCCTCCTGGCGGACCGCGCGCCGGCCGGAGGGGTACGCACGGGACGGGGCGCGCCTCGTCGGGGCCGGTGCGGTGCTGTCGGCGGAGCGGACGGACGTGAGCGGGCGGACCGATCGGGACGGGCGCCCCTGGCAGGCCGGTCGGAGCGGTCGGGATGTCCGGGACGTCCGGTCGGACTCGACGGGGGCGGTGGTGACGGCCGCGCTGCGGCGGCTGCTGCCCGACGTGACCGAGGAGGACCTGGGCCCGGCGCGCACCACCGTGCGCGCCCAGGCGGTGCACGGCGACGGCACTCCGGTCGAGGACTTCCTGATCCGTGAGGCCCCGCACACCGTGCACGTGCTCCACGCCCCCGCGGACGCCGCGCTGGCCACGGCGTTGCCGGTGGGGCGGGAGATCGCCCGGCGGGTGCTGGCTCCGGCGCAGGGGGCGGGGTGGAGGCCGCCCGCCGTAGAATCGGGGCATTGTGTCTGA
- a CDS encoding sporulation protein, which translates to MSREQRGPNEKLGTVLALAGISNAGLARRVNDLGAQRGLTLRYDKTSVARWVAKGMVPQGAAPHLIAAAIGAKLGRPVPLHEIGLADADPAPEVGLAFPRDVGEAVRSATELYRLDLAGRRGGNGIWQSLAGSFSVSAYATPASRWLITPADPSVARDSAAARTALLGGPSAARPAPAAAPSPSGPLLPGGHGTVPVQPGPESVADASPLRVGHSDVAKLREAAQDARRWDSKYGGGDWRSSMVPECLRVDAAPLLLGSYSDEVGRALFGASAELTRLAGWMAFDTGQQEAAQRYYIQALRLARAAADVPLGGYVLASMSLQATYRGFADEGVDLAQAAVERNRGLATARTMSFFRLVEARAHAKAGDAPAAGAALRGAESWLERSRPGDADPSWLGFYSYDRFAADAAECYRDLKAPRQVRRFTELALSKPTEEFVRSHGLRLVVSAVAELESGNLDAACAAGTRAVEVAGRISSARTTEYVRDLLHRLEPYGDEPRVAELRERARPLLVAPA; encoded by the coding sequence ATGTCCAGGGAGCAACGCGGGCCGAACGAGAAGCTCGGCACGGTTCTCGCCCTCGCGGGAATCAGCAACGCCGGGCTCGCCCGGCGGGTCAACGACCTCGGAGCACAGCGCGGTCTGACACTTCGCTACGACAAGACCTCGGTGGCCCGATGGGTCGCCAAGGGCATGGTGCCGCAGGGCGCGGCGCCGCATCTCATCGCCGCCGCGATCGGGGCCAAGCTGGGCCGGCCTGTCCCGCTGCACGAGATCGGTCTCGCCGACGCGGACCCGGCGCCCGAGGTCGGCCTCGCCTTCCCGCGCGACGTGGGCGAGGCGGTGCGCTCCGCCACGGAGCTGTACCGCCTGGACCTCGCCGGGCGCCGCGGCGGCAACGGCATCTGGCAGTCGCTGGCGGGTTCCTTCTCGGTGAGCGCCTACGCGACGCCCGCCTCGCGCTGGCTGATAACCCCTGCCGACCCCTCGGTCGCCCGGGACTCCGCGGCGGCGCGGACCGCGCTCCTCGGCGGCCCGTCGGCGGCCCGTCCGGCGCCCGCCGCGGCTCCGTCGCCGAGCGGCCCGCTGCTGCCCGGCGGGCACGGGACGGTCCCGGTGCAGCCGGGTCCCGAGTCCGTGGCGGACGCCTCGCCGCTTCGGGTCGGCCACAGCGACGTCGCCAAACTGCGCGAGGCGGCCCAGGACGCGCGCCGCTGGGACTCCAAATACGGCGGCGGGGACTGGCGTTCGTCGATGGTCCCGGAGTGCTTACGGGTGGACGCGGCGCCGCTGCTGCTCGGTTCGTACAGCGACGAGGTGGGGCGTGCGCTGTTCGGCGCCTCCGCCGAACTGACCCGGCTGGCCGGGTGGATGGCCTTCGACACCGGCCAGCAGGAGGCCGCCCAGCGGTACTACATCCAGGCGCTGCGGCTCGCCCGGGCCGCCGCCGACGTCCCGCTCGGCGGGTACGTCCTGGCGTCGATGTCGCTCCAGGCGACGTACCGGGGCTTCGCCGACGAGGGGGTCGATCTCGCGCAGGCGGCGGTCGAGCGCAACCGGGGTCTGGCGACGGCCCGGACGATGAGCTTCTTCCGGCTGGTGGAGGCGCGCGCCCACGCGAAGGCCGGGGACGCCCCGGCGGCCGGGGCGGCGCTGCGCGGGGCGGAGAGCTGGCTGGAGCGGTCGCGGCCGGGGGACGCCGATCCCTCGTGGCTCGGCTTCTACTCGTACGACCGGTTCGCCGCCGACGCCGCCGAGTGCTACCGCGACCTCAAGGCGCCCCGCCAGGTGCGCAGGTTCACGGAGCTGGCGCTGTCGAAGCCCACCGAGGAGTTCGTCCGCTCGCACGGGCTGCGGCTCGTCGTCTCGGCCGTCGCCGAGCTGGAGTCGGGCAACCTCGACGCCGCCTGCGCCGCCGGGACCCGCGCGGTGGAGGTCGCGGGGCGGATCTCCTCCGCCCGGACCACCGAGTACGTGCGCGATCTGCTGCACCGCCTCGAACCGTACGGGGACGAGCCGCGCGTCGCCGAGCTGCGCGAGCGGGCCCGGCCCCTGCTGGTGGCCCCCGCCTGA
- the trmB gene encoding tRNA (guanosine(46)-N7)-methyltransferase TrmB has translation MSEQPLNPSTEPGAHDETAETPAMNAAATADVTADVDAAASTTEDPDDVAASAAEASDAEAADAAARRAASFDRQRRLRQEPRFPGGPAADPAGSHHERRIRSFQPRRSRVTVGQQDALERLWPQWGFDIDGLSVLDLDQVFGGLPVVLEIGFGMGEATARMAADDPATGILAVDVHTPGQGNLLRLADQAGSTNVRVANGDAIILLREMLKPESLDGLRVYFPDPWPKVRHHKRRLIQPDFLDLVAGRMKPGAVIHCATDWEPYAEQMLEVLTAHPRFENTRPDGGYAPRPAFRPLTRFEGQGLDKGHVVHDLLFARV, from the coding sequence GTGTCTGAGCAGCCCCTGAACCCCAGCACGGAGCCCGGCGCGCACGACGAGACCGCCGAGACCCCCGCCATGAACGCAGCCGCGACCGCGGATGTGACCGCGGACGTCGACGCGGCCGCGAGCACCACCGAGGACCCGGACGACGTGGCGGCCTCCGCCGCGGAAGCCTCCGACGCGGAAGCGGCCGACGCCGCCGCCCGCCGGGCCGCCTCCTTCGACCGGCAGCGCCGGTTGCGCCAGGAGCCGCGTTTCCCCGGCGGCCCGGCCGCCGACCCGGCCGGCTCGCACCACGAGCGCCGCATCCGCAGCTTCCAGCCGCGCCGCAGCCGGGTCACGGTGGGCCAGCAGGACGCGCTGGAGCGTCTCTGGCCGCAGTGGGGCTTCGACATCGACGGCCTGAGCGTGCTCGACCTGGACCAGGTGTTCGGCGGGCTGCCGGTCGTGCTGGAGATCGGGTTCGGCATGGGCGAGGCCACCGCCCGGATGGCGGCGGACGACCCGGCCACGGGCATCCTCGCCGTCGACGTGCACACCCCGGGCCAGGGCAACCTCCTGCGCCTCGCCGACCAGGCCGGCTCGACCAACGTGCGGGTCGCCAACGGCGACGCGATCATCCTGCTCCGCGAGATGCTGAAGCCGGAGTCCCTCGACGGCCTGCGGGTGTACTTCCCCGACCCGTGGCCCAAGGTCCGCCACCACAAGCGGCGGCTCATCCAGCCGGACTTCCTGGACCTGGTGGCGGGGCGGATGAAGCCGGGCGCGGTGATCCACTGCGCGACCGACTGGGAGCCGTACGCGGAGCAGATGCTGGAGGTGCTGACCGCGCACCCCCGGTTCGAGAACACCCGGCCCGACGGCGGCTACGCCCCGCGTCCCGCGTTCCGGCCGCTGACCCGGTTCGAGGGGCAGGGCCTGGACAAGGGCCACGTCGTGCACGACCTGCTGTTCGCCAGGGTCTGA